The Candidatus Bathyarchaeia archaeon genome includes the window TTCGAGCGCTCCGTGGCCTTCAGGACCGCGTTTATCAGGGCTATGCGGATCTTCCCCTCCTCCAACTGCAATATGCCCTCGATCGTGGCGCCGCCGGGCGTCGTGACCATATCCCTCAGCTTGGCCGGATGTTCCTTCGTCTCCAATACCATCTTGGCCGCGCCGAAGGCCGTTTGGGCCGCTAGCAATAGGGAGATCTCCCTCGGGAGCCCGACCTTGACCCCGCCCTCGGTCAACGCCTCTATGACCATGTATATATAGGCCGGGCCGCTGCCGCTCAACCCCGTCACGGCGTTGAGGTGCTCCTCCTCCACTCTCACGACCTTCCCGAGCGCCCCGAATATCTCCTCCGCCACCCTCATGCCCTCCTCGCCCACCGCATCGTTCCCCGCTATCGCCGTCATCCCCTCCCTGACCAATACGGCCGTGTTGGTCATGGCCCTAATTATCGGGACCCTCCTCCTCAGGTTCTTGGCAACGAAGGCTATCGGGACCCCGGCCGCTATGGTTATTATCAAATGGTTCGGGGTAACGGCCTCCCTTATCTCCTCCAATAGTCCCTTGACCTGATTAGGCCTAACGGCTATTATTATGACGTCGCTATTCCTCACGAGCTCCGGATTGCTGGAATAGCATTTTATGCCATGCTTTTCGGAAACGAGCCTCCTCCTCTCCTCCTTCTCATCGCTAGCCGAGAGCATATCCCTCGATATCCTTCCGTCCGATAGGAGCCCGGCGATGATCGCCTCCCCTATCTTCCCAGCCCCTATGATCCCTATGCGCTTATCTATCGCCATATAGGGTCCCATGGCCTTGGAGGGGCCATGGATAAAAAAGTGTCGATCCATATGAGCCCCAATGCTTAAATCCCGAAAATAGCCCTGAAGGGGCATCCAAGGGGGCGTTTTGGCCTTGGATCCGAAATCGATCATCGAGCTGGCGAGGGCCGTTGGGAGGATGAAGCTATTGGGGAGGGCGGGATGGATTAGGAAGCTCGGGATGCGGGAGCCAGAATCGGTCGCGGAGCACGCCTTCAGGGCGGCTTTCTTGGCGATGGTCTTGAGCGATTTGAGGGGACTCGATTCCGGGAAGGCCATGAGGATGGCGCTTTTGGACGATTTGCCGGAGGCGATCACGGGCGACCTGACCCCGGAGGAAAAAGCGGGGATGGGCGCCGAGGAGGCCTTGAGGATGGAGGAGGGGGCCCTGAGGGAGATCCTCTCGAAGCTTCCGCCGCGCTTGAGGGATTATTATTTGGAGCTATGGAGGGAGGGCCAACGCGGCGAATCCCCGGAGGCGAGGCTGGTCAGGGACGCGGATAAGCTCGAGATGGCGCTCCAAGCCTTCGAATATTGGGAGGAGGGATGGCCCCTCGAGGGGTTGAGGGAGTTCATGGAATCCGCCAAGGCCGGCATAAGGGATGGGTTGCTATTGGCCTTGGTCGAGGAACTCATCCATAAGGCGGGCCGGGATCCTGAGCGGTATTAAATGGGATCCATCGCAGCTCCTAGCGCTCCCCAACTCCGGGAAGCCCTCTCTGCAGGTCGAGAAGGAGAGGCCGAGATCCTCCGAGATCCCCTTCACCGTCCGCAGGATATCCCTCCTGAGCGCCTTGGGCAGATACCTCTCCCCGCCCAAGGCCTCGCCCTCCTCGGCGTAAAGCCTCCTCAACTCCTTGACCATCTTGGGGAAGGCCTTGAGGACCCTTCGGAGGTTGTCCCATCTGGCCTTGTAGGTGGATGCGATCACATGCCTGCATCCCGCCCTTTCGGCGGCGGCCATCAGGCGCTTGAGCCCGCTCGGGTCGTCGTTGATGCCCGGTATTATCGGGTCCACCCTAATCGAGCAGGGGATCCCACTCGATGATAGCAGCCCCATGGCGCGGAGCCTTTTGGATGGGCTCGGGGCGAGGGGCTCGAGCCTCCGCGCGAGCCGGTCGTCGATCGTGGATATGCTTATGCTGACGCTGCAATTGCCCTTGGCCAAAAGGTCGGAATCCCTAGCCACTAGGTCGGATTTGGTTATCAAAAGGACCCTATGGCCCAACGGCAATAGCCTCCCGAGGGCCGATCTGGTCAGCCCCCTCTCGGCCTCGATTGGCTGGTATGGGTCGGAGCTGTTGGCCATGGAGATCAACGAGCCCGGCCTCAGGCGGGCCAAATCCCTCCCAAGCCTGGCCATGAAATCGGCCTTCTCCCTACACCTGAACCCATCCGGGATGTATGAGGTTATATAGCAATAGGCGCAGGAATGGCTACAACCCACGTAGGGAGAAAGGCTGTACTTCCTAGGGCATGTGCAGAGCGGATCCCCCCAAGGGTCGAACTCGGTTATCAGCCTCAAGGGCCATCTCTCGGGCCGGGGGCGATGGCTTTGCCCAATAAGCGCCCGAGCCAAAATTATATATCGAAAATCGATAATAAAATGTGGAGAATCGGTGCGGCCGTAGTCCAGCCTGGTCTAAGACGCTGGCCTCCCATCGCTAGGGGAGCCAGCCAGTAACCCGGGTTCGAATCCCGGCGGCCGCACCAATTTATATTCTCCACAGAATATTCCTCCGGAAGAATATTCCTAAACTTCACCGGCTCGGACGCGCCATTAAGGGATGAATCCCCTCCCCATATGGCGTCCGGATTCTCAGCGATCCCCGCTCCCAATCGCGAAGCTCACTAAGAAGGATCCATCGCTCGCCTCCTTCGCCCCCTCAATGGAGGCGGAGATCCCGCGCCCCCTCAATTCGATCGCTAGGTCCTCGAACCATTCGCTAACCCCACAGCT containing:
- a CDS encoding HD domain-containing protein, with the protein product MALDPKSIIELARAVGRMKLLGRAGWIRKLGMREPESVAEHAFRAAFLAMVLSDLRGLDSGKAMRMALLDDLPEAITGDLTPEEKAGMGAEEALRMEEGALREILSKLPPRLRDYYLELWREGQRGESPEARLVRDADKLEMALQAFEYWEEGWPLEGLREFMESAKAGIRDGLLLALVEELIHKAGRDPERY
- the proC gene encoding pyrroline-5-carboxylate reductase; the encoded protein is MAIDKRIGIIGAGKIGEAIIAGLLSDGRISRDMLSASDEKEERRRLVSEKHGIKCYSSNPELVRNSDVIIIAVRPNQVKGLLEEIREAVTPNHLIITIAAGVPIAFVAKNLRRRVPIIRAMTNTAVLVREGMTAIAGNDAVGEEGMRVAEEIFGALGKVVRVEEEHLNAVTGLSGSGPAYIYMVIEALTEGGVKVGLPREISLLLAAQTAFGAAKMVLETKEHPAKLRDMVTTPGGATIEGILQLEEGKIRIALINAVLKATERSKQLLME
- a CDS encoding radical SAM protein; protein product: MRLITEFDPWGDPLCTCPRKYSLSPYVGCSHSCAYCYITSYIPDGFRCREKADFMARLGRDLARLRPGSLISMANSSDPYQPIEAERGLTRSALGRLLPLGHRVLLITKSDLVARDSDLLAKGNCSVSISISTIDDRLARRLEPLAPSPSKRLRAMGLLSSSGIPCSIRVDPIIPGINDDPSGLKRLMAAAERAGCRHVIASTYKARWDNLRRVLKAFPKMVKELRRLYAEEGEALGGERYLPKALRRDILRTVKGISEDLGLSFSTCREGFPELGSARSCDGSHLIPLRIPARLMDEFLDQGQ